A single region of the Plasmodium reichenowi strain SY57 chromosome 9, whole genome shotgun sequence genome encodes:
- a CDS encoding bacterial histone-like protein produces MYVILYCVLFLFQVVYSRRAFINVHKNNIINNKLSVNNPYNKNALYQSSSKIPMSQAITKKQIIEEVSMETKENKKTVEKIMNGIFDNIYKHLENNEKIYIHKFGMFYNIFRKKRCIKNLRTKEDIEIESSHMPHFKFSKVFKELIKQNVKVKKGKGVSTNDHDLDEDDINMDNINESFKENVNEKLIY; encoded by the exons atgtatgtaatattatattgtgtcctttttttatttcaagTTGTTTATTCACGTCGAGCTTTTATCAATGTtcataagaataatataatcaaTAATAAACTGAGCGTTAACAATCCTTACAATAAAAATGCGTTATATCAAAGTTCTTCTAAAATACCCATGTCACAG GCGATTACAAAGAAGCAAATAATAGAAGAAGTTTCAATGGAAACtaaagaaaacaaaaagaCTGTTGAGAAGATAATGAATGGAATatttgataatatatataaacatttagagaataatgaaaagatatatatacacaaaTTTGGAATgttttataacatttttagaaagaaaagatgtataaaaaatttgaGAACTAAAGAAGATATTGAAATAGAAAGTAGTCACATGCCCcattttaaattttcaaAAGTTTTTAAGGAgttaataaaacaaaatgtaaaggttaaaaaaggaaaaggaGTTAGTACCAATGATCATGATTTGGATGAggatgatataaatatggataatattaatgaaagCTTTAAGGAAAATGTAAATGAAAAgttaatttattaa